Part of the Vulgatibacter sp. genome is shown below.
GCTCGACCGGCCGATTCAGTCGCGCCGCGAGCGCCGACGCCTCTCGGCTCTTCTGCAGCGTCCACCTCGCCACGGCACGCGCCCGCCACCCGGGCAGGGTTGCATCGATGCGCCACACGGTGACGCCGGCAAGTATGCCGGCGATTGCGACCGCCAGCATGAGCTCGATCAGCGTGAATCCTCGTCGAGATCGCATTTTCGTTCGCTTAAGCAGATTTCGTGCCACCAAACGAGTGATTCAGCGGTCGTTCTGGCCTTCGTTCCTCCGCACCATCTAGCACCGGATCGCAAAAAATGCGTACGGGCATCCGCTTCAGCCTCGGGCGACGTAGCGCGAGTCGGTACCGAAAACCCAGCGGAGGAAAAAGCCTTGGCGACAACGACCTCAAGTGCTTCCCGAGCCCGGCTCTTCAGACGATGCGGTTACACGGGGCGGCACGATGTAAGCCTCGGCTGCTGACACAACGGCCTAGCTGCGTACGTCTTCATCTTGAAAAGGCGTAGCGCCAAAGACGGGAGTGTAGTGTCCCGACGTAGTCAAGACAGTGGCGCAGGTGGAGATGGGTTCGGTTGAACGCCATGTCTCCAGGCTCCTACACCGCGTGAGCAGCTCCTTCTCCTGCTCGAGCTCTGCCTCGCGAGCCCTCTTGCTCGAGCCCCGCTCGATCATCTTCTCGATCCCCGCAAGCGCCTCGTCGCGCCAGCTCTCGATCGTGGAGGGGTATACGCCGTACCTCATGGCCAGCGGGTCGACCGAAGCCTTGCCCGCGAGCAACTGCAGGACGGCTTCGCGCCGATCCTCTGCGCCTCTGCGACCGGGCCTGCCCCGACGGACATCAGGGGAGTTGGAGGTGGTGTCGAGCTCGGTGCCCGTCTCGGGCGCCGAGGAGGGGGAGGATGCTTCGTGCTTCTTTTGCTTGCGCCTCATGCGCCTATCTCTACCCGCTCCGCCGGAGGATCAGCGAGTCCGAGGCTGTCAACCTGGACGGCGGGAACGCCGTAGCAGCTTCCGGTGGAGCGGGTCCTAA
Proteins encoded:
- a CDS encoding transposase; translated protein: MRRKQKKHEASSPSSAPETGTELDTTSNSPDVRRGRPGRRGAEDRREAVLQLLAGKASVDPLAMRYGVYPSTIESWRDEALAGIEKMIERGSSKRAREAELEQEKELLTRCRSLETWRSTEPISTCATVLTTSGHYTPVFGATPFQDEDVRS